The following are encoded together in the Xanthomonas vesicatoria ATCC 35937 genome:
- a CDS encoding N-acetylmuramoyl-L-alanine amidase, protein MTPGIRQFCASVLTASLSLAVFAAWAGEIKGVGVSTGATGTRAEIQLAGSGGFKTLSLANPNRLVVDFPDSAAARGLKLPPASGLVTSVRTGQPVPGTFRVVFELASPVTALKPQMQTLGSASTLVIEWPGDPVPANTPPVAASTPAALPPPRPVNAQAEAARATAALAASAQRASSVPPTPAPTPSPAPVVVPASAMPTVTPAPVPTTVATGVPTPRPGTPAATQTTSIGNPANRVAVSSATPAAGATSTGGASAAAILNGGSTPMAAAGSGSAVLGTAPGASADDDLPPRPVLPSEASRVKMAPGMRPLIVAIDPGHGGQDPGAMGPTGKREKDVTLAVGRELARQINATPGMKAYMTRDTDVFIPLPMRAQKARAAKADIFISIHADAAENRSATGSSVYVLSTKGASSQRARWLADKENAADLVGGVRLQQTESTLANVLLDLAQSGHMKASEDAAGHVLGGLKRIGNNHKPQLERANFAVLRTSDMPAMLVETAFISNPDEERRLIDPAYQRKIASAVLDGIDTFFTRQPPPGTLFAARAQAEADAVGTVAGGSR, encoded by the coding sequence ATGACACCGGGGATCCGACAGTTCTGCGCTTCCGTCCTGACCGCCAGCCTCAGCCTGGCGGTTTTTGCTGCGTGGGCTGGTGAAATCAAGGGCGTTGGTGTCAGCACCGGTGCCACCGGGACGCGTGCAGAAATTCAGCTGGCGGGTAGCGGTGGTTTCAAGACGCTGTCGTTGGCCAACCCCAACCGCCTGGTGGTGGATTTCCCGGATTCGGCCGCCGCCCGTGGCTTGAAGTTGCCGCCGGCGAGCGGCTTAGTCACCTCGGTGCGCACTGGGCAGCCAGTGCCGGGGACCTTCCGGGTGGTGTTCGAACTGGCAAGCCCGGTGACCGCGCTCAAGCCGCAGATGCAGACGCTGGGCAGTGCCTCCACGCTGGTGATCGAGTGGCCGGGCGATCCTGTTCCGGCGAATACACCGCCTGTTGCGGCCAGCACGCCTGCTGCACTGCCGCCGCCACGTCCCGTCAACGCACAGGCAGAAGCTGCGCGTGCAACCGCGGCCCTGGCTGCGTCCGCGCAGCGTGCCTCGTCGGTGCCGCCAACGCCTGCGCCAACACCGTCACCCGCGCCGGTCGTCGTGCCTGCTTCGGCGATGCCGACCGTCACACCCGCGCCGGTGCCAACCACTGTGGCGACCGGTGTGCCGACCCCGCGCCCGGGAACACCGGCCGCCACGCAGACGACTTCGATCGGCAATCCCGCGAATCGTGTCGCTGTGAGCTCCGCCACACCTGCGGCCGGTGCAACGTCCACGGGCGGCGCATCGGCTGCCGCAATCTTGAACGGCGGGAGCACGCCAATGGCGGCCGCCGGCAGTGGTTCTGCCGTCTTGGGTACTGCGCCCGGCGCCAGTGCAGACGACGATTTGCCACCGCGCCCTGTGCTGCCCAGCGAGGCGTCGCGGGTCAAGATGGCCCCGGGCATGCGACCGCTGATCGTGGCCATCGACCCCGGCCATGGCGGCCAGGATCCAGGCGCAATGGGCCCGACCGGCAAGCGCGAAAAAGACGTGACGCTGGCTGTCGGCCGCGAACTGGCGCGCCAGATCAACGCCACGCCTGGCATGAAGGCGTACATGACCCGCGATACCGATGTGTTCATTCCCTTGCCGATGCGTGCGCAAAAGGCGCGGGCCGCCAAGGCCGACATCTTCATCTCCATCCACGCCGACGCTGCAGAAAATCGGAGTGCAACCGGCTCGTCGGTGTATGTGCTGTCGACCAAGGGCGCCTCTTCGCAACGTGCGCGGTGGCTGGCCGACAAGGAAAACGCGGCCGACCTGGTCGGAGGCGTACGTCTGCAGCAGACCGAAAGCACGCTGGCCAATGTGTTGCTCGACCTGGCACAGAGCGGCCACATGAAGGCTTCCGAAGACGCCGCTGGCCATGTGCTGGGTGGGCTCAAGCGCATCGGCAACAACCACAAGCCGCAGCTGGAACGCGCCAATTTCGCAGTGTTGCGTACTTCCGATATGCCGGCGATGCTGGTCGAAACCGCCTTCATCTCCAACCCGGACGAAGAACGGCGCCTGATCGACCCCGCCTACCAGCGCAAGATTGCTTCCGCCGTGCTGGATGGCATCGATACGTTCTTTACCCGGCAACCGCCGCCAGGCACCCTGTTTGCCGCGCGCGCGCAGGCCGAAGCCGATGCCGTCGGCACCGTGGCCGGCGGCAGTCGCTGA
- the rnd gene encoding ribonuclease D yields MPHWITHPSELTERLQAARPSRIGLDTEFIRERTYWPQLALVQMAIGEEILLIDPLIPGMNEALKEWLTATDIVKVMHSASEDLVTFKCACGVLPRPLFDTQIAAALAGVGGGMGYQKLVQEVTGTLLTKGETRSDWMRRPLSASQLEYAADDVRYLFAIHDELSRRLTELDRLGWLAEDAERLLATVEHDDGERWPHVSLRTAQFLEPAAQRRLLRLLRWRDLQARQSDRPRSWILDNELASQLARFPPADLDALLRQFDKFPKAPRKLANAVWDALNTPLPDEDTAPLAQAATDGNKALLKRLQDAVAQRSRELGLPDGLLASRRHLETLIEQHSWPAALGQWRREVLEAQLMPLLADQTAQ; encoded by the coding sequence GTGCCCCATTGGATCACCCACCCCTCCGAGCTGACCGAACGCCTACAGGCAGCGCGTCCTTCGCGCATCGGCCTGGATACCGAATTCATTCGCGAACGCACCTACTGGCCGCAACTGGCCTTGGTGCAGATGGCCATCGGCGAGGAGATCCTGTTGATCGACCCGCTGATCCCGGGCATGAACGAGGCGCTCAAGGAGTGGTTGACCGCCACCGACATCGTCAAGGTGATGCATAGCGCCAGCGAAGACCTGGTCACCTTCAAGTGCGCATGCGGCGTGTTGCCACGCCCGCTGTTCGACACCCAGATCGCTGCCGCGCTGGCCGGTGTAGGCGGCGGCATGGGCTACCAGAAGCTGGTGCAGGAAGTGACCGGCACCTTGCTGACCAAGGGCGAGACGCGCTCGGACTGGATGCGCCGCCCGCTGTCGGCATCGCAACTGGAATACGCCGCCGACGACGTGCGTTACCTGTTCGCGATTCACGACGAGCTGTCCCGCCGCCTCACCGAACTGGATCGCCTGGGCTGGCTGGCCGAAGATGCCGAGCGCCTGCTTGCCACGGTCGAGCACGATGATGGCGAGCGCTGGCCGCATGTGAGCCTGCGTACCGCGCAGTTTCTGGAGCCGGCGGCGCAACGGCGGCTGCTGAGGCTGCTGCGCTGGCGCGACCTGCAGGCGCGCCAGAGCGACCGCCCGCGTAGCTGGATCCTGGACAACGAACTGGCCAGCCAGCTGGCGCGCTTTCCGCCCGCGGACCTGGACGCCCTGCTGCGACAGTTCGACAAGTTCCCCAAGGCGCCACGCAAGCTCGCCAACGCGGTGTGGGACGCGCTCAATACGCCATTGCCCGACGAAGACACTGCCCCGTTGGCGCAGGCCGCCACCGATGGCAACAAAGCCTTGCTCAAGCGCTTGCAGGATGCGGTGGCGCAGCGCAGCCGCGAACTCGGCCTACCGGACGGACTGCTCGCCTCGCGCCGGCACCTGGAAACCCTGATCGAGCAGCACAGCTGGCCTGCCGCACTAGGCCAGTGGCGTCGCGAGGTGCTGGAAGCGCAGTTGATGCCGTTGCTGGCCGACCAGACGGCGCAATAA
- a CDS encoding AcvB/VirJ family lysyl-phosphatidylglycerol hydrolase, which translates to MGMGIKIFRWVVAILLIGGSGFAVARHLQDGNTAGHYRSVEVLRPEGTPKAMVVLLPDSGHPQQAQQLADMLSNDGALVAVVDTASYRERVRSHHAACSSLADDAERLGKKLLRAEHVDAFLPPVLVGQGDGAVLARQALASAAPDVLGGAVVADAGTKDAGLACSRDVPDANQGFLDDLVDDASPMQIAVATRGHFQAAQAQGLGDLPLVEMHAPGSDKLVVMLSGDGGWRELDKGIAAQLQQQGVSVVGWNSLRYFWASRTPQQVGADLDRVIAAYQQRWHIRHVALVGYSFGADILPFAYPEVSPQRRASVQFVSLLGLGHQADFKVRVGGWLGWHNDAERDVEPAIQSLDAHRLQCIYGSEEKDTLCPELRTRGVEVVMRPGGHHFDHDPVVLAGLLMQGWRHAAQVTAHG; encoded by the coding sequence ATGGGCATGGGGATCAAGATATTTCGTTGGGTCGTGGCGATCTTGCTGATCGGCGGCAGTGGCTTTGCCGTGGCGCGACATCTGCAGGACGGCAACACCGCCGGGCACTATCGCTCGGTGGAAGTGCTTCGCCCGGAAGGCACGCCCAAGGCAATGGTGGTGCTGTTGCCCGATAGTGGCCATCCGCAGCAGGCGCAGCAACTGGCCGACATGCTGAGCAACGACGGCGCGCTGGTCGCAGTGGTCGATACCGCCAGCTACCGCGAGCGCGTGCGCTCGCACCACGCCGCATGCAGCTCGCTGGCCGACGACGCCGAGCGGCTCGGCAAGAAGTTGCTGCGTGCCGAGCACGTGGATGCCTTCCTGCCGCCGGTGCTGGTGGGGCAGGGCGATGGCGCTGTGCTGGCGCGTCAGGCCCTGGCGTCGGCGGCACCGGACGTGCTCGGCGGCGCGGTGGTGGCCGATGCCGGCACCAAGGATGCGGGCCTGGCGTGTTCGCGCGACGTGCCCGATGCCAATCAGGGCTTTCTGGACGATCTGGTCGACGACGCCAGCCCGATGCAGATTGCTGTGGCAACGCGCGGTCACTTCCAGGCGGCGCAGGCGCAGGGTCTGGGCGACCTGCCGCTGGTCGAAATGCACGCACCCGGCAGCGACAAGCTGGTGGTGATGCTGTCGGGCGATGGCGGCTGGCGCGAGCTGGACAAGGGTATTGCCGCGCAATTGCAGCAGCAGGGCGTGTCGGTGGTGGGCTGGAACAGCCTGCGTTACTTCTGGGCCAGCCGTACCCCGCAGCAAGTAGGCGCGGATCTGGACCGGGTGATCGCCGCCTATCAGCAACGCTGGCACATCCGGCACGTGGCGCTGGTCGGTTACTCATTCGGCGCCGACATATTGCCGTTCGCCTATCCGGAGGTGTCGCCTCAGCGGCGCGCCTCGGTGCAGTTCGTCAGCCTGCTGGGGCTTGGCCATCAGGCCGACTTCAAGGTTCGCGTCGGCGGCTGGCTGGGTTGGCACAACGATGCCGAGCGCGATGTCGAACCTGCGATCCAGTCACTGGATGCACATCGTCTGCAATGCATCTACGGCAGCGAAGAAAAAGACACGCTGTGCCCGGAACTGCGCACACGCGGCGTTGAGGTCGTGATGCGGCCCGGCGGGCATCACTTCGATCATGATCCGGTAGTGCTGGCTGGATTGCTGATGCAAGGTTGGCGGCATGCGGCGCAGGTGACTGCCCACGGCTAG
- the xseA gene encoding exodeoxyribonuclease VII large subunit, giving the protein MADRNQQILTPSQLNTLARDLLEGSFPLVWVEAELSSVTRPSSGHLYFTLKDARAQIRCAMFKPKSTWLKFQPREGLRVLARGRLTLYEARGDYQLVLDHMEEAGEGALRRAFDELRSRLAAEGLFDAERKQPLPAHVQRLAVITSPSGAAVRDVLSVLARRFPLLEVDLLPSLVQGDSAAAQVTSLLQRADASGRYDVILITRGGGSLEDLWAFNDERLARAIAAAQTPVVSAVGHETDFSLSDFVADVRAPTPSVAAELLVPDQRELVARVRRARARIAQLQQHALGNAMQRADRLALRLRAHSPQARLQLLQRRQEDAGRQLRAHMSQLLERLQARVQRGQTRLTAHNPQRNLANLQQRLRAVHPQAAMQRRLQHDQLRLRGLVRSLEAVSPLATVARGYAIVTRPADGSVVRSAADVTPGERLRAQLADGSIAVRVEPSDD; this is encoded by the coding sequence ATGGCCGACCGTAACCAACAGATCCTCACTCCCAGCCAGCTCAACACGCTGGCGCGCGACCTGCTGGAGGGCAGCTTCCCGCTGGTGTGGGTGGAAGCCGAACTGAGCAGCGTCACCCGCCCGTCTTCTGGCCATCTGTATTTCACGCTCAAGGATGCGCGCGCGCAGATCCGCTGCGCGATGTTCAAGCCCAAGAGCACCTGGCTGAAGTTTCAACCGCGCGAAGGCCTGCGCGTGCTCGCACGCGGCCGTTTGACCCTGTACGAAGCACGCGGCGACTACCAGCTGGTGCTCGACCATATGGAAGAAGCCGGCGAAGGCGCGCTGCGGCGGGCCTTCGACGAACTGCGTTCGCGGCTTGCGGCAGAGGGCCTGTTCGACGCCGAGCGCAAGCAACCATTGCCCGCGCACGTGCAGCGTCTGGCGGTGATCACCTCGCCCAGTGGCGCAGCCGTACGCGACGTGCTCAGCGTGCTGGCACGGCGCTTCCCGCTGCTGGAAGTGGACCTCTTGCCATCACTGGTGCAAGGCGACAGCGCCGCCGCGCAAGTCACCTCGCTGCTGCAGCGCGCCGATGCCTCCGGGCGCTACGACGTCATCCTGATCACGCGTGGCGGCGGCTCGCTGGAAGATCTGTGGGCGTTCAACGACGAACGTTTGGCGCGTGCGATTGCCGCCGCGCAGACGCCGGTGGTGTCGGCGGTCGGTCACGAGACCGACTTCAGCCTCAGCGATTTTGTAGCCGACGTGCGTGCGCCCACGCCGTCGGTGGCGGCCGAGTTGCTGGTGCCCGATCAACGCGAACTGGTGGCACGGGTGCGGCGCGCGCGTGCGCGCATCGCCCAGCTGCAGCAACATGCTTTGGGCAATGCGATGCAGCGTGCCGACCGGCTGGCATTGCGCTTGCGTGCACACAGCCCGCAGGCACGATTGCAGTTGCTGCAGCGCCGCCAGGAGGACGCCGGCAGGCAGTTGCGTGCGCACATGAGCCAACTACTGGAGCGTCTGCAGGCCCGCGTGCAACGCGGGCAGACGCGCCTTACGGCACACAACCCGCAACGCAATCTGGCCAATTTGCAGCAGCGCCTGCGCGCAGTGCACCCGCAGGCGGCCATGCAACGGCGGCTGCAGCACGATCAACTGCGGTTGCGCGGCCTGGTGCGCTCGCTGGAAGCGGTCAGCCCGCTCGCCACCGTGGCGCGCGGTTACGCCATCGTGACCCGCCCCGCCGATGGCAGCGTGGTGCGCAGCGCCGCAGATGTGACGCCCGGCGAGCGCCTGCGCGCGCAACTGGCCGATGGCAGCATTGCCGTGCGGGTCGAGCCTAGCGACGACTGA
- a CDS encoding formylglycine-generating enzyme family protein has translation MCACTRAPAPAPAPARQPAASAQPSKPNVSIGGEESAETVAQWQPPAVDLGEEPLAQARKRAGQALQEDRLYRDADDAIPLYLAIQQRAGGKDAASQRGLEQARARLIERGQALVAQTDRQDDALEQARELAIVALALAPQDPTVRALQREVETAQRVLGFNRAGEEDLRGGRLGEDGNGALANFRDAAQLDPDNPRTRQGLAAVESGLLERAEQAADAADFIGARYWLQMAGQVRDRAPTIADARARIERTRRGQIAALHDAGLHDLTSPRGLKAAGETLAEVLRIADPGDPMAGDLRRRLELATHYGSFRPGQVFTDGLKVGGRGPQMIVVPHGAFQMGASDTEPGASDNERPAHYVRFSRGFALSITEVTVAEFRQFVEATGARPRATRRGHSVVYDERSGNFIRRSGVDWQSDYNGAQAAPNSPVMHVSIRDAEAYASWLSEQTGRHYHVPSEAEFEYAVRAGTTGRYPWGKAGSPPPDAGNFTGGNDVSRSGRHWNNGFVGYGDGFWGPAPVGSFRANAWGLHDMGGNLSEWVADCWHASYRRAPADGAAWFNPGCRQRMIRGGSWANSPQQTRAAWRQSQDSDTTSARIGFRLARGI, from the coding sequence ATGTGCGCCTGTACGCGTGCCCCCGCACCGGCGCCGGCCCCTGCGCGTCAGCCTGCAGCGTCGGCCCAACCGAGCAAGCCGAACGTCTCCATCGGTGGCGAAGAATCCGCCGAGACGGTGGCGCAGTGGCAACCGCCGGCGGTTGACCTGGGTGAGGAGCCATTGGCGCAGGCCCGCAAGCGCGCCGGCCAGGCATTGCAGGAAGACCGACTGTATCGCGATGCAGACGATGCGATTCCGCTGTATCTGGCCATCCAACAACGTGCCGGTGGCAAGGATGCGGCCAGTCAGCGTGGCCTGGAACAGGCACGCGCACGCTTGATCGAACGCGGGCAAGCGCTGGTCGCACAGACTGATCGGCAAGACGATGCGCTCGAACAGGCGCGAGAGCTCGCCATCGTGGCCTTGGCGCTTGCGCCGCAGGACCCGACGGTGCGCGCCTTGCAGCGCGAGGTGGAAACCGCGCAACGCGTGCTTGGTTTCAACCGCGCCGGCGAAGAAGATCTGCGCGGTGGCCGCCTGGGCGAAGACGGCAATGGCGCGCTGGCAAATTTTCGCGATGCCGCGCAACTGGATCCTGATAACCCACGCACGCGCCAGGGGCTGGCTGCCGTGGAAAGCGGCCTGCTGGAACGCGCCGAACAGGCTGCCGACGCCGCCGATTTCATCGGCGCGCGGTACTGGCTTCAGATGGCCGGGCAGGTGCGTGACCGTGCGCCCACCATTGCCGATGCGCGCGCGCGCATCGAGCGCACCCGGCGCGGGCAGATCGCTGCGTTGCACGATGCCGGTCTACACGATCTGACCTCGCCACGTGGGCTCAAGGCTGCCGGCGAAACACTGGCGGAAGTGCTGCGCATCGCCGACCCCGGTGACCCGATGGCCGGCGATCTACGGCGCCGCCTGGAATTGGCAACCCACTACGGCAGCTTCCGGCCCGGGCAGGTCTTCACCGACGGGCTCAAGGTCGGTGGCCGCGGACCACAGATGATCGTGGTGCCGCATGGCGCCTTTCAGATGGGTGCGAGCGACACCGAGCCAGGCGCCTCCGATAACGAGCGCCCTGCGCATTACGTGCGCTTTTCGCGCGGCTTCGCGCTGTCGATCACCGAGGTAACGGTGGCCGAGTTCCGCCAGTTTGTCGAAGCCACCGGCGCGCGTCCACGTGCCACACGGCGCGGCCACTCGGTGGTGTACGACGAGCGCAGCGGCAACTTCATCCGCCGCAGCGGCGTGGACTGGCAGTCCGACTACAACGGCGCCCAAGCCGCGCCCAACAGCCCGGTGATGCACGTCAGCATCCGTGACGCCGAGGCGTATGCGTCATGGCTGTCGGAACAGACCGGCCGCCATTACCACGTGCCCAGCGAGGCCGAGTTCGAGTACGCAGTACGCGCTGGCACCACCGGGCGCTATCCCTGGGGCAAGGCCGGCTCGCCCCCTCCCGATGCGGGCAATTTCACGGGCGGCAACGATGTCTCGCGCAGCGGCAGGCACTGGAACAACGGCTTTGTCGGTTACGGCGATGGGTTTTGGGGGCCGGCACCGGTGGGCAGCTTTCGTGCCAATGCCTGGGGCCTGCACGACATGGGTGGCAACCTGAGCGAATGGGTGGCCGATTGCTGGCACGCCAGCTACCGGCGAGCACCGGCCGACGGCGCGGCATGGTTCAACCCCGGTTGCCGGCAGCGCATGATTCGCGGCGGTAGCTGGGCCAATTCGCCGCAGCAGACGCGTGCGGCCTGGCGGCAATCGCAGGACTCCGATACCACCAGTGCGCGCATTGGCTTCCGGCTCGCGCGCGGGATCTAG
- a CDS encoding bifunctional ADP-dependent NAD(P)H-hydrate dehydratase/NAD(P)H-hydrate epimerase, protein MYAPLALYDTAAARTLDAQATALLGGDGYTLMQRAGQAAWQWLLERWPQARRLVVVCGTGNNGGDGYVLARLAQRAGRQVCVVHLPEHGPASALAQRACTDYLAVGGAIELFPYALAQADVIVDALFGIGLNRAPDVQTAALIEAINAAGTPVLALDVPSGIDADHGVAFETAVRAEVTLQFIVPHIGLYTGDALEYTGERGIASLDVPASAFEGLHPAAHGWDSDARAAHLRPRRRNTHKGESGRVLCVGGNLGSGGAIMLTAEAALRSGAGLVQVATRDEHVAPLLARCPEAMVRAVQADDDIGPLADAADVVALGPGLGQDDWARALWQGVLGSDSAVVIDADGLNLLAATSAPPHGPRVLTPHPGEAERLLGLPTAQIQRDRLAAATALAQRFDAVVVLKGAGTVVAAPRAVPRIIDAGNPGMAVGGMGDLLTGVIAALLGQGWSAFDAASLGALLHGCAGDAAACEGERGLLPTDLLLHLRRLANAGAGA, encoded by the coding sequence ATGTACGCACCGCTCGCTCTTTACGATACCGCCGCCGCGCGCACGCTCGATGCGCAGGCCACCGCGCTGCTGGGTGGCGATGGCTACACCTTGATGCAACGCGCAGGGCAGGCCGCCTGGCAGTGGTTGCTGGAACGCTGGCCGCAGGCGCGCCGCCTCGTGGTGGTGTGCGGCACCGGCAACAACGGCGGCGATGGCTACGTGTTGGCGCGACTGGCGCAGCGCGCCGGACGCCAGGTGTGCGTGGTGCATTTGCCCGAGCACGGCCCAGCTTCGGCGCTGGCACAGCGCGCCTGCACCGACTATCTGGCCGTTGGCGGCGCGATCGAGCTGTTTCCATACGCGTTGGCGCAGGCCGATGTCATCGTCGATGCGCTGTTCGGTATCGGCCTGAACCGCGCACCGGATGTACAGACTGCCGCGTTGATCGAGGCCATCAACGCGGCCGGCACCCCGGTGCTGGCGCTGGATGTGCCCAGCGGGATCGATGCGGACCACGGCGTCGCCTTCGAGACCGCGGTGCGCGCAGAGGTCACGTTGCAGTTCATCGTGCCGCACATCGGCCTGTATACCGGCGACGCGCTGGAATATACGGGCGAACGCGGCATTGCATCGCTGGACGTGCCGGCCTCCGCATTCGAGGGGCTGCACCCGGCCGCACACGGTTGGGACAGCGACGCCCGGGCAGCGCACTTGCGGCCGCGACGGCGCAATACGCACAAAGGCGAATCGGGGCGCGTGCTGTGCGTGGGCGGCAATCTCGGTAGCGGCGGCGCGATCATGCTGACCGCCGAAGCGGCACTGCGCAGCGGCGCCGGGCTGGTGCAGGTCGCCACCCGCGACGAGCATGTCGCCCCGCTGCTGGCGCGCTGCCCCGAAGCGATGGTGCGCGCCGTGCAGGCCGACGACGACATTGGCCCACTGGCCGACGCTGCCGATGTGGTTGCCCTTGGGCCGGGACTGGGCCAGGACGACTGGGCGCGCGCGTTGTGGCAGGGCGTGCTGGGCTCGGACAGCGCGGTCGTCATCGATGCCGATGGCCTGAATCTGCTGGCCGCCACCTCCGCGCCGCCGCACGGCCCGCGCGTACTGACACCGCATCCCGGCGAGGCAGAACGGCTGCTGGGACTGCCCACCGCGCAGATACAGCGCGATCGGCTCGCCGCTGCCACCGCGTTGGCCCAGCGCTTTGACGCAGTCGTAGTGCTCAAGGGAGCCGGCACAGTGGTGGCTGCTCCCCGCGCAGTGCCGCGCATCATCGACGCCGGCAACCCCGGCATGGCCGTCGGCGGCATGGGCGACCTGCTGACCGGGGTGATCGCCGCATTGTTGGGGCAGGGTTGGTCGGCCTTCGATGCCGCCAGCCTTGGCGCCTTGCTGCACGGCTGCGCCGGCGATGCGGCCGCATGCGAGGGCGAGCGTGGATTGTTGCCCACCGACCTGTTGCTGCACCTGCGTCGCCTCGCCAATGCCGGAGCCGGCGCATGA
- the tsaE gene encoding tRNA (adenosine(37)-N6)-threonylcarbamoyltransferase complex ATPase subunit type 1 TsaE: MNQLDAHLIDAEATETLGRALAAVRPAAAMVQLHGDLGAGKSTLARALLRALGVTGPIRSPTYTLVERYPLSSGDEAWHLDLYRIGNAGELDFLGLDEGSASLWLVEWPERGAGTLPPVDLDVELAVEGEGRSVRLLGRTLAGRDWLHAVAQRVELQPLFVSGQEQ, translated from the coding sequence ATGAATCAGCTCGACGCACATCTGATCGACGCCGAGGCCACCGAAACACTTGGTCGCGCCCTGGCCGCAGTGCGGCCCGCCGCGGCGATGGTGCAGTTGCATGGCGACCTGGGCGCCGGCAAATCCACGCTGGCGCGCGCGCTGCTGCGCGCACTTGGCGTCACCGGCCCCATCCGCAGCCCCACCTACACCCTGGTCGAGCGCTATCCGCTCAGTAGCGGCGACGAAGCCTGGCATCTGGATCTGTACCGCATCGGCAATGCCGGCGAGCTGGATTTCCTCGGCCTGGACGAGGGCAGTGCCAGTCTGTGGCTGGTCGAATGGCCGGAGCGCGGCGCAGGCACCTTGCCGCCGGTGGACCTAGACGTGGAACTGGCCGTAGAAGGCGAAGGGCGCAGCGTACGGTTGCTGGGCCGGACCCTGGCCGGGCGCGACTGGCTGCATGCGGTAGCCCAACGGGTCGAGTTGCAGCCTCTTTTTGTCAGCGGACAAGAACAATGA
- the queG gene encoding tRNA epoxyqueuosine(34) reductase QueG: MSAVLARPDPTDAAARIRVLAREAGFQRCGITGIELGEDEAHLRSWLAEGLYGTMHWMAQHGDKRSRPQELVPGTLRVLSVGMDYGRKDDTEAWTTLHDGTRAYVARYALGRDYHKLMRNRLQKLAERIQGEIGAFGYRVFVDSAPVLERALARNAGLGWIGKHTCLIDRNGGSWFFLGEIYLDLPLPIDTPATAHCGTCTRCIDICPTQAIIAPYRLDARRCIAYLTIEHDGAIPEEMRKPIGNRIFGCDDCQLICPWNKFAQRTDEADFRARNALDVATLPQLFAWDEAEFLQRTEGSPIRRSGHARWLRNIAVGLGNAPGTPEVLAALEARRHDDSELVREHVGWALAQHGL; encoded by the coding sequence ATGTCCGCCGTCCTCGCCCGCCCCGACCCCACCGATGCTGCCGCGCGCATCCGCGTGCTTGCGCGCGAAGCGGGCTTTCAACGCTGCGGCATCACCGGTATCGAACTGGGCGAAGACGAAGCGCATCTGCGCAGCTGGCTGGCAGAAGGCCTGTACGGCACGATGCACTGGATGGCCCAGCATGGCGACAAGCGCTCGCGCCCGCAGGAGCTGGTGCCGGGGACGTTGCGGGTGTTGTCGGTGGGCATGGATTACGGCCGCAAGGACGACACCGAGGCCTGGACGACCTTGCACGATGGCACCCGTGCCTACGTGGCGCGTTATGCATTGGGCCGCGATTACCACAAGCTGATGCGCAACCGGCTGCAGAAGCTGGCCGAGCGCATCCAGGGCGAGATCGGCGCATTCGGCTACCGCGTGTTCGTCGATTCCGCACCGGTGCTGGAGCGCGCACTGGCCCGCAACGCGGGGCTGGGCTGGATCGGCAAACACACCTGCCTGATCGACCGCAACGGCGGCTCGTGGTTTTTCCTGGGTGAGATCTACCTGGATCTGCCGCTGCCGATCGACACCCCGGCCACCGCGCACTGCGGCACCTGCACGCGCTGCATCGACATCTGCCCGACCCAGGCCATCATCGCGCCGTATCGGCTGGATGCGCGGCGTTGTATCGCCTACCTCACCATCGAGCACGATGGCGCAATCCCGGAAGAGATGCGCAAACCGATCGGCAACCGCATCTTCGGCTGCGACGACTGCCAGTTGATCTGCCCCTGGAACAAGTTTGCCCAGCGCACTGACGAGGCGGACTTCCGCGCCCGCAACGCGTTGGACGTGGCGACATTGCCGCAGCTGTTCGCTTGGGATGAGGCCGAGTTCTTGCAGCGGACCGAAGGCAGCCCGATCCGCCGCAGCGGTCACGCCCGCTGGCTGCGCAATATCGCAGTGGGATTGGGCAATGCGCCCGGTACGCCGGAAGTGCTGGCGGCGTTGGAGGCGCGTCGGCACGACGATTCGGAACTGGTGCGCGAGCACGTGGGCTGGGCGCTGGCGCAGCACGGTCTCTGA